The Haematobia irritans isolate KBUSLIRL chromosome 1, ASM5000362v1, whole genome shotgun sequence DNA segment ttttgtctcGTTCacgttttttggaaaaaaaaagattttgttatcgtgaaaaacttgtttttcttgaaattttaggacAGAAATTTTACCGATTGAATTCTGTTTAAAAGTATCGATTGGAAGTCGAATTTATCAATTGCATCGCATTACATAAAGAACGCAACACTTTGGAATTTGTGGAAgcacaattaaaattgtttgaattatattttcattagctcaaatcaattaaaattgattgattatttttcttttcgcaTATTTATCTTTTCAATTgatcttttgaacaataaactaCTATATTTTCGCAACATTTGCAAATCCCGCTTATTAGTTTATTAGTTCTGGAGATAAATTTTCGCATAAAACACAACTAAAACGGTTAGAGGTTACCCACAAAACttcatatttacaaattcaaaaACTCATATATTTGTTCTCGCTGTACTTCAGCAATTCCAATTCATTACAttgataaattcaataaaagaGTTCTCGTTTTCAATCTATAAATTTCTGATACATTTTTCACGACAATGAATCCTGCAAACAATCCTAACGACCCTTCATCAGGTCCTGCTGGATCAAATGCTTCCTCCAATGCTAACGCGGCAGCGGCTGCATCTCCCGCATATGATAGATTTCTTTTTGATTGCGAGtatttaatacttttttgtacGCAATTCGAACAATGCGATATTAGAGATCAAACGGACTCTGTATTGGAAGTTAAATTGGAAGACTTGGAGAAAAGATGGCAACAACTTCAGACTTCATATCAAAATATAATGCTATCGCCGAGTTCCACCGATCCGAAGGATATTAAAGCtaatgcaaaaataaatttcaatgccAGTTCTGAGGCATATTACACCGCAAGGTCTCAAATCTTAGATATTCTCCGAATATCTGGAGGCCAAGCACGTCAAAATGCCAGGCACAGCCTAGTTCCTGAATATATACCTCAGAATCAGAGTTCTATTCCCGCCTCTTCTCATAACTCTAACGACAGTTATATAAAAGTTCCTCCGTGTGACACCGAGGTGTTTAAAGGTGGATACGAGGAGTGGCCCTCGTTCCGTGATATGTTCACGGCAGTTTATGTAAATCATCCAAAATTGACCCCCGCTCAAAAACTTTATCATTTACGCAATAAGACCAGGGGCCCAGCTGGGGCTATAGTCAAGCGTTACACTTTGtgcgatgaaaattttaatatggcaTGGAACGCACTTAAAGCTCGGTATGAAAATAAACGTGTTTTAGttgataatcaattaaaaattcttttcaatATACCTGTGGCAAATGTTGAAAACAGCgaatcaattcaaaaaattcagTCCACGGTCAATGATTGTTTATGTACTCTTCGATCTCTTCACGTCGATGTTGACGGATGGGATCCCATtctcatttatttaatttccacaaaattaccAGATGAAACTCTCTCTTTATGGGAACAATCCCTCAGATCACATCGAGATCTGCCTACGTGGAATCAACtggacgaatttttgataaatagaTTCGAAGTTGTAGAACGCATCTCGAGCATAAAGTGCACAAAGCAGCAAAATAATGTTACAcatcaaaattcaaataaatatgaTCAACGCAATCCCATCTCATCTCAGGGCTCTGGCAAAATACAAACATATCACTCTCAAGAAAAACTCACAGCTACTTGTTTACTTTGTGAAACCAACCATTCTTTACGAACGTGTCCGAAATTTCGTCAACTTACTGCACAACAGCGTGTAgactttgtctataaaaataagatttgcaGTAACTGCTTATCAAGTTCCCATCTCAAACCTAATTGTAAAAGTACAAACACTTGTATAATTTGTCACAAACCGCACCACAGTTTGATTCATATACGAACTAAATACAACGAAAATACAAGTGAAAATTCAAATACTCAAGAAAATAGAAGCGAAAGCCAGAATCATCAAAAGCCCattaaaaatacacaaaatttaTCCTCACAGAAGGAACAACCATCTACATCAAAGCAAAATAATTCTTCTCATATCCAAGCCAACTTTTCATCGAATAATGATATGATTTTACTCCGAACTGCATTAGTGCAGATTGAACATAATGGAGAATTGTTCACGATTAGAGCTCTTATAGATCCGGGTTCTCAACGAACATTTATTTCAAAACGAATTCAAACCCGTTTACAACTTCCGACTActaagtcaaattttgaaatatctgGAATTGGTGGCCAGCGTCAAACATCTGACAAACAATGTCAATTGTCCATAGTGTCAAAGAAACATGAAATACGATTCTCAGTTTCTGCCATTGTTTTGCCGCAAGTGACAAAACGTCTTCCTGCCATTTCGTTTGAAATACCAAATAATTCAGAATTGGAAAATTTAGAGTTGGCAGATCCATATTTCAACAAATCTTCGCAAATTGATTTGGTTCTGGGTAATGATTCCGaacgttttattaatattgaaggaatcaagaaaaatatttgtggcGAAACTTCAGCCTATAATACGATATTTGGCTGGGTTCTCAGTGGTCCAATGCGGACTGAAACAATACATTCATTCTCCGTAAATGTTCATGAATTCGAAGAATCCTCTATTAACGAAatgctaagaaaattttgggaacaagaAGAAGTTCCTACATCCCATCTCGTCTCAGCTGCTGATGCGTTCTGTGAAGAGTATTACAGAAAAACTACAACTCGTTTACCCAATGGTCGTTACATGGTACGACTTCCTTTTAAGGAAGAATTTTCTGATTCATTGTACTTGGGTCCTTCTAGATTTATGGCTTTGGCTCAGTACAATCGTATGGAACGAAACCTTTCCAAAGATTCTGAATTAAAAACACAGTACCATGATGTTCTGAACGAATATATAGCGCTTGATCACGCAGAAGAAACGTCTTCTCGCGAAATTTCCTTTGAtgataaatttaattcattttacttGCCACATCACGCTGTGGTACGACCGGAACATAAGTCCACAAAGGTTCGAATTGTTTTTAATGCGTCCAGAAAGACGAAATCAGGCTATTCTCTtaacgatgtgttacacaccggTCCCACATTGCAATCTGATCTCACTTCTGTTATTCTGAATTGGCGGAAATATCAGTATGTTTTCTGCGGGGATATTCAGAAAATGTACAGACAGATTCTTGTACACCCCCATGATAGACCGTATCAACGAATTTTATTCAAACCGTCCGATAATAACTTTATTAAAGATTATCAACTCAAAACAGTAACTTTTGGTATTAATTGCGCGCCATTCCTTGCTATACGTACTCTTTTGCAACTGGCATCTGATGTCCAAGCAACTCATCCCACAGTAGCTCGAATACTTAAAAACGAAACATACGTTGACGACATTTTATCGGGCGGGTATTCTATTCAGGAGGCTTTGAAGGCTCAAAATGATCTAAGTGATATTTTAAAGAATGCCGGTTTTCCTCTTAAGAAGATCATAGCTAATGATCCACAATTACTCGCTCATATTCCGTCTCAAGACCTATACGATTCCGAATTTTTACGCTTCCATGAATCAAGTTCTACAAAAACTTTGGGTATAAAGTGGAACGCGTTGTCAGATTCGTTTACTTACTCGATAAATCCAATACAATTTGAACAGACTATGACGAAAAGGATGGTTCTATCGTCAATCGCTCAATTATTTGATCCCGCGGGATGGATTGCGCCGGTTATTATTCGGGCAAAAATATTAATGCAACAATTGTGGCTAGAAGGAATTGGATGGGATGACAATCTTGGTCCAGAGTCACAAGCTACTTGGAATAGACTCGTATTCGATTTCCCTCACATTAATTCTATCTCTATACCAAGATGGATTCAATGTTGTCCTACTGATACTTTGGAAATCCACGGGTTTTCAGATTCGTCTCAAGCTGCATATTGTGCATGTGTTTATTTGCGATGCCAGACTAATAAATCAGTTGTGTTTTCTAATTTACTGGTTGCTAAAAGCAAAGTCGCTCCTCTCAAACCTGTATGTTTGCCAAGATTGGAACTTAATGGTGCATTTCTGTTAGCTAAACTCGTCAATTATGTCACTTCGAATTTCGATTTCAAGATAAGCTCTATTACTCTATGGACTGACTCTTCAATAGTTCTTGGTTGGCTTTCGAAACCACCTTGGTCCTGGGAGACATACATTGCAAATAGAACTTCGCAAATTCACGAGTTAGTTCCTGGTAGCAATTGGCGGCATGTCCCGACTCATGATAATCCTGCAGATCTCGGTACTAGAGGTTGCCGACCTCAAGATTTAACACCCAATTCTTTATGGTTTAATGGTCCAAAATGGTTAACTCAACCACATTCAACGTGGCCTAAAAGAAATCCATTGGTTGCACCAGAATTAGGAAAACGTGTTAATGTTCAAACTTATCATAGTACAATTGACGATACTGATATTTTACTCAGATTTTCGTCTTACAATCGCGCATTGCGAGTTATATCCTACATGTTTCGTTTTTATAACAATTGCCTAAGTCGACGGAGATCgacaataaaaatttcgaatccATTTCTTACTCATAAAGAAGTTACATTTGTTAAATCACGTTTAATCACATTAtcgcaaaagaaattttacccTGACGAATATTCTAATCTTCTTGAATCGAAACCAATTAATGATAAAAGCCAATTGAAATGTTTGAATCCATTTCTTTCTCACGAGAATATTATGCGAGTTAATGGAAGACTCGCCGACTCGTCTCTACCATACAACGAGCGATTTCCTATTATTCTTTCGGGGAACTCACGTTTCAGTCACTTATACTTATTAAACTTGCATCAATTATTAGCTCATGCCGATTGTACGCTAATGTGCCGAATGGTACAGActgaattttatatatcccgTTTAAAACCGCGAGTGAAGGCTATAATTCATAAATGCCGAACGTGTGTAATATTCAAACAAAAGTCCTGTAGCCAGATAATGGCTCCCCTTCCATCTGTGCGATGTGAACTATCCCCTCCTTTTAATATCACCGGTGTAGACTTCGCAGGGCCTTTTGAGCTAAAAAGTTCCACTCTAAAAAGAGCTCCAATAATAAAAAGCTACGtttcgatttttgtttgtttcactaCAAAAGCGATCCACTTAGAACCCTGTTCAGAATTATCGTCTCTAGCCTTTGAAGCTGCATTTACACGATTCGTCGGGAGGCGGGGGCTACCCCATAGGGTTGTTTCCGATAATGGAAGAAATTTTATTGGGGCAAGCCGAAAATTACTAAAAGAATTTTCTGGTTTTGTTAAATCCACCGCCAGTGACATATCCCAGAAATATTCAACACACGGCTTTGAGTGGCAATTTATCCCACCGCATGCCCCGCATATGGGCGGATTATGGGAATCGGCCGTAAAAAGTTTTAAACATCATTTTAAACGAATAGCTGGTGCCCATAAATTTACTTTCGAACAATTTGCTACAATTCTCGCAAGAATCGAAGGAATTCTAAACTCACGTCCCATATCTGCCGTTTCTGAAGATCCATCAGATTTGACAGCTCTTACTCCGGGTCACTTTTTAAAAGGATCACCAATTATGTCTTTCCCTGAAACCCCATCTCAAAACTTATCTCTTCTCAATAGATGGACAAAGTTAAAAGCTCTGCACCATCAATTTGCCATCAGATGGAAAGAGGACTATCTGAAATCTCTACACAAACGATATAAGTGGAAAAATTCAGGTCCCAATTTAAAGATTGGCGATTTGGTTGTCGTCATGGACGATTTGTTACCACCTAGCGACTGGCGCTTGGGTAGAATCGTAAATACTCATCATGGTTCCGACAATAATATTCGTGTTGCGGATATCAAAGTTGCTTCAGGAATTATCACTCGCCCTATCGTGAAATTATGCTACTTACCGCTCTTAGACCAAGCCTCTCCTGAACCAACCTCTTAAATCTTACCTTTTCACATTCCTTCCTCTCATAAAATCTTTTCATAACCTTCCCATTATCCCATACTAAAGTCCTTTCCAATTACAGATTACTAACTAAAAATGTCCCACCATCAAGTTTACGATTGCGGCATCTGCAAGGAAAGACACTCTTTGCGGGATTGCCCAATTTTTATAATGATGCCTGTGGCGGATAGAAGGGTGACGGTTCGGACATATAATTACTGCATGAACTGTTTGGCAAAAAGCCACACAGTTGAACGGTGCAGTTCCCCAGCGACCTGTCGGAAGTGTGGCTATCAGCATCACACTATGCTGCATCCACAAATAGCGAGGACGCCATCCGCAACTTCACCAGCCTACTACACGCCTAGGGAAAGGAACACGACGACACGCCAAACACCATCAAGAAACAATACCACTAGAAGACGAGTAATAATCACGGGAAGACACAACAGTACAACTACACAACAAACAAGAAGGCCCATCCGATGGTTCACGAAGAACCCAATACCGCAGACATCAACCACGATAAGACGACCACCACGACAGCCTACACCACAACATGCTCATACCAACAATAAGATTCAGAGGAGACGCTCCAACCAACGTCCTAAGCGGAACCAGCATATCCTGGCCGAGGCTATAAAGTCCATTGCTACCGTGCTTTGCAAGTCGAACTTTGCATAAGTGCAAGGCCGGGGGCATGGACAAACTTCATAGTTtgccaaacatattttttgattttttatatttgaatgaattttatgaatcttttgaattttatacatgaatgaattttatgaatttgaatttaaatgaattgttTAATATATCATATTTACATAATTATCGATTTCTTGAATTTCTgatcaatttgtttattttgaattatatGTACTAAAATATTGCTGAATTGATATCGATAACAtctattgtaaatattattgttGTAAAAGTTAGTACACTAAACCTTAAGATCCTAGCTTTTTCCTTCACTTCTTCTCTAACTACCCGACGGTAAGCACTACTTTTCTCCTCTACTTCTACTCTCTGCCGCTTCCCCcatattatattttatcaataaaaaattgttaatttatacATTGAAAACTGAAACCtccatttgttattttttattcttttccgaTTTGGTCTCACTCCGTCaaactttgtttattatttctcattacctgagaaataataaatcaaagcacacacacacacacacacacgtaagCTTATACAGTCCACTCATCTCACCCAGGGGATTTCATGTCAAACTTTGGTTCTCCACTATCATCTGTAACAATCCCCCCACACACCTGTGCAAAACCGTTCTccaaatttgaactccggaacctcttggaggagcaaaattcatccgatcctgttcaaatgtggaacgtggtgttagtatatagtttctaacatccatgcaaaaattgttccacatcggtccataattatatatagcctccatataaaccgatccccagatttggcttgcggagcctcaaagagaagcaaatttcatccgaccttgctgaaatttggtacatggtgttggtatacggtctctaataaccatgcaaaaattggtccacatcggtccataattatatatagcctccatataaagcgatccccagatttgacttgcggagcctcaaagagaagcaaatttcatccgatcttgctgaaatttggtacatggtgttggtatatggtctccaataaccatgcaaaaattagtccacatcggtccataattatatatatagccccatataaaccaatccccagatttggcttgcggagcctcaaagagaagcaaatttcacccgatccggctgaaatttggtacatgcttttggtatatagtctctaacaaccatgcaaaaattggtccacatcggtctataattacatatagcccccatataaaccgatccccagatttggcttgcggagcctcaaagagaagcaaatttcatccgatccggctgaaatttggtacatggtgttggtatatggtctctaaagaccatatcggtccataattttatatatcccccatataaaccgttctccagatttgaactccggaacctcttggaggagcaaaattcatccgatccgtctgaaattttgtacatgcatTTGGTAtaaagtctctaacaaccatgcaaaaattggtccacatcggtccataattatatgtagcccccatataaaccgttctccagatttgaactccggcacctcttggaggagcaaaattcatccgatccggttcaaatgtggaacgtggtgttagtatatagtttcTAACATCCATGAAAaaatggtctacatcggttcacaattatatatagcccccatataaaccgatcctcagatttggcttgcggagcctctaagaaagccaaatttcatccgatctgcctgaaatttggtacatgcttttggtatatggtatctaacaaccatgcaaaaattgttccacatcggtccataattatatatagcccgcatataaaccgatccccagatttggcttgcggagcctccaagagaagcaaatttcagccgatccggtacatggtgttggtatatggtctctaaaaaccatgctaaaattggtccatatcggtccttaattatatatagccccatataaccgttctccaaatttgaactccggagcctcttggaggagcaaaattcatccgatccggttcaaatgtggaacgtggtgttagtatatggccgctaacaaccataccaaatcggtctatagttatatatagccgatctctaatcacaaaaaattggtccacatcggttcataatcatggttgccactcaagccgaaaaaaatctaccaaaattttatttctatagaaaattttgttaaaatttcatttctatggaaaattttgtcaaaatttcatttctatagaaaattttataaaaaatttatttctatagaaaattttgtgaaaattttatttctatagaaaattttgttaaaattttacttcccatagaaaatgttgtcaatctgagttatagacgtatttaatctgtcttttttgatttaatatatgttataccacgtatggacttacttacaatttagaagagggtgttaggaggttttaagataccttgccatcgggaagcgttaccgcaactcaagtaattcgattgtggatggcagtgtttagaagaagtttctacgcaatccatggtgtagggtacataagcttcgacctgaccgaacttatggtcgtatatacttgtttttattgaaatatatttatatcatCAAAATCTGAGATTAATATTTCTTCTATATCACTTACAACTGTCCTCAATTTCATATGCAAATACTGTAGCTAGTAAATATCCTTCTAGCGTTATAAACCTACTGCATTTGCCCCGAGAGTAATGTATCAAATGAAAACACTAACAAATGAATTCAACAAAGTTAATGTTttgtatatatatgtgtgtgtgggtgtgtgtggaaATTCACCCTTCGTTCTTCGTATATGCTTGattacatgtgtgtgtgtgtgtgtcataAGCCTGTGTCCCAAGTAATTGTGAAAGGACAACAATTGCAATTGCAACATAACCAAAGAACGTGTTGTTTGTTTGCCTCTGCTGGTCCACTAACTCTGCAAACATTATTGCTCTGCATGGTAACAAAGCACCAACTTTAATAAAGTCCAGACTATGCaacgacaaaaaaaattgagtaaaCCAACACAATGATAGATACACCATTCTTTTAGTCGCCTGAGGCTGTTGTTACTGTTACTAATGTTGCAAGTTGCAACTTCTTGCGAGAGTGATagaaagagagagggagagagagagagtgagaaaaAGAGTGTATGTGTGTAATAAAATAGAACAAAACACTTGATACAAGCCAACACAAGTAAACAAAATATACactgtgaaaaaattaaaatgaaatgcaTATGCCTTTGGTATTAATTGTAATATATTTGCATgtgaatataatatttttacaattattatatttatgTGTATGTGCACTCCATTGGTATTTGATTTTGTCTATATTGGAACATTCCAATTATTTTCTTCATGTACAAAATGCATGTTAACATAACTTCTTAGTCCCTGACTCCTCACACAATGAGACGGAAGTAAAAAGGATTGTCGTTTCCGTTGTGTTTGAACCTCCATTCAACCCTAGTGACCAACAAATGCAAATGGTGCTGAAAAATTGCGTACAATAAACCTTAACTTTACTAGCAATGAATTGGACAAATGCGAATGCGAAGTGGACAAGTTAACGTATTGAAATCACTGCTAACTCAACAATAGATGCACCATaagtgaaaaacaaataaaattaaattgtcttGACATAATGgagattgttttctttttttgtgtattggaatgaaatgaaataaatttgatgGGGAAGAAtggtatttgatttttatttaattgattgctgatttattttattgattgatatAAAAGTAAATACTATTTCTTATGGAaggaataaacaaaaaaaaaaaaacttttacgaAGATGTAAAAGTGTGGACTATGACTGAGTGGAAGCTCATATACCCTTTACAACGTAGGGTACTTCAAACTTATTTTATAcgctcaaaaattttaagttgaggtaggtttatatggtACCACATAATCACGACCCGCACAAATATCTCAAATTGGACAACTTCcccgcaaaaacaaaaaaaattggaagttgttccataaacatttcttttaaagcgcatccccatcaagttttttccacttccgatgcagtcgttTTTGGACAagcccacaaacatttcttttaaagtgcaTACCGGAAACCCCCATCaagtttttccacttccgatgcagtccttttggaatttttttaaagcccatcccgggATCTTCTATCGACCGATGCAATCCTTTTGGACAAACCTTAGAAAGTATAGAATTATgcagttttaagtgaaaatttaagttttggacaattaaatttcgcaaaaaataatagaaaatcaattaaaaaataaaaactaataaaaaattatccTCGCTGGTATTTGAACCTGTgctgtttgactttttcacttccatggaagttcttttgagaaggttttgcaaattacgctaattttgaattttttgttgatttttaatggaaaaaaatatatttctacaaaaatatattccagaaaaaataaacaaaataaaaccgaTGTATaacgtaaaaaatattttttttttaaatataaaaaaaatgccgCTGGTAATTTTTGAaacagcgttctttattttgtcattcataataataaagaacatctcaggaagtagttagaatgttatgccgtggtgtcatattaggttcatatcacaaacattagagtagacgttttgatgcatcatgttcaatggcgtttgtggctaagTCTTTCTGTTATGGTgacaacagacccaggttcaacgcATGGTGGAAGCGATGAAGTTATTCAAtttgtaacaagtatatacgaccgtaagttcggccaggccgaatcttatgtaccctccaccatggattgcgtagaaacttctacgaaagaccgtcatccaaacgaattacttgggttgtggtaatacttaccgatggcaaggtgtctaaaaacatcttctaaattgtaggttagtccatacgtggtatataataaacaaaaaaaggtatgtacaGGTAAgtctacgaaccgatatggacttttgcgcggtaactagagagccagaattgaaatatgggggtcgctttaattttagaatggttgttagagaccatataaagggtggttaaaatgtaagggccgatgttgaatgtgaatcacacctaaacgccaagttttttccgaattttatttgacatttctctatttcaggcttactcaatttgaacgatggacgtcgtgaatgggcagaatggttccaagaaatggcaacagtggatgatcaattttcgaagaaaatcatcttcagtgatgaggcactttttcacctcagtggattcgtcaataaacagaattgccgcatttgggcgaatgagattcCCAgattgattgtcgaaaaaccaatgcacccacaaagagtgactgtttggtgcg contains these protein-coding regions:
- the LOC142235108 gene encoding uncharacterized protein LOC142235108 — protein: MNPANNPNDPSSGPAGSNASSNANAAAAASPAYDRFLFDCEYLILFCTQFEQCDIRDQTDSVLEVKLEDLEKRWQQLQTSYQNIMLSPSSTDPKDIKANAKINFNASSEAYYTARSQILDILRISGGQARQNARHSLVPEYIPQNQSSIPASSHNSNDSYIKVPPCDTEVFKGGYEEWPSFRDMFTAVYVNHPKLTPAQKLYHLRNKTRGPAGAIVKRYTLCDENFNMAWNALKARYENKRVLVDNQLKILFNIPVANVENSESIQKIQSTVNDCLCTLRSLHVDVDGWDPILIYLISTKLPDETLSLWEQSLRSHRDLPTWNQLDEFLINRFEVVERISSIKCTKQQNNVTHQNSNKYDQRNPISSQGSGKIQTYHSQEKLTATCLLCETNHSLRTCPKFRQLTAQQRVDFVYKNKICSNCLSSSHLKPNCKSTNTCIICHKPHHSLIHIRTKYNENTSENSNTQENRSESQNHQKPIKNTQNLSSQKEQPSTSKQNNSSHIQANFSSNNDMILLRTALVQIEHNGELFTIRALIDPGSQRTFISKRIQTRLQLPTTKSNFEISGIGGQRQTSDKQCQLSIVSKKHEIRFSVSAIVLPQVTKRLPAISFEIPNNSELENLELADPYFNKSSQIDLVLGNDSERFINIEGIKKNICGETSAYNTIFGWVLSGPMRTETIHSFSVNVHEFEESSINEMLRKFWEQEEVPTSHLVSAADAFCEEYYRKTTTRLPNGRYMVRLPFKEEFSDSLYLGPSRFMALAQYNRMERNLSKDSELKTQYHDVLNEYIALDHAEETSSREISFDDKFNSFYLPHHAVVRPEHKSTKVRIVFNASRKTKSGYSLNDVLHTGPTLQSDLTSVILNWRKYQYVFCGDIQKMYRQILVHPHDRPYQRILFKPSDNNFIKDYQLKTVTFGINCAPFLAIRTLLQLASDVQATHPTVARILKNETYVDDILSGGYSIQEALKAQNDLSDILKNAGFPLKKIIANDPQLLAHIPSQDLYDSEFLRFHESSSTKTLGIKWNALSDSFTYSINPIQFEQTMTKRMVLSSIAQLFDPAGWIAPVIIRAKILMQQLWLEGIGWDDNLGPESQATWNRLVFDFPHINSISIPRWIQCCPTDTLEIHGFSDSSQAAYCACVYLRCQTNKSVVFSNLLVAKSKVAPLKPVCLPRLELNGAFLLAKLVNYVTSNFDFKISSITLWTDSSIVLGWLSKPPWSWETYIANRTSQIHELVPGSNWRHVPTHDNPADLGTRGCRPQDLTPNSLWFNGPKWLTQPHSTWPKRNPLVAPELGKRVNVQTYHSTIDDTDILLRFSSYNRALRVISYMFRFYNNCLSRRRSTIKISNPFLTHKEVTFVKSRLITLSQKKFYPDEYSNLLESKPINDKSQLKCLNPFLSHENIMRVNGRLADSSLPYNERFPIILSGNSRFSHLYLLNLHQLLAHADCTLMCRMVQTEFYISRLKPRVKAIIHKCRTCVIFKQKSCSQIMAPLPSVRCELSPPFNITGVDFAGPFELKSSTLKRAPIIKSYVSIFVCFTTKAIHLEPCSELSSLAFEAAFTRFVGRRGLPHRVVSDNGRNFIGASRKLLKEFSGFVKSTASDISQKYSTHGFEWQFIPPHAPHMGGLWESAVKSFKHHFKRIAGAHKFTFEQFATILARIEGILNSRPISAVSEDPSDLTALTPGHFLKGSPIMSFPETPSQNLSLLNRWTKLKALHHQFAIRWKEDYLKSLHKRYKWKNSGPNLKIGDLVVVMDDLLPPSDWRLGRIVNTHHGSDNNIRVADIKVASGIITRPIVKLCYLPLLDQASPEPTS
- the LOC142222659 gene encoding uncharacterized protein LOC142222659, coding for MSHHQVYDCGICKERHSLRDCPIFIMMPVADRRVTVRTYNYCMNCLAKSHTVERCSSPATCRKCGYQHHTMLHPQIARTPSATSPAYYTPRERNTTTRQTPSRNNTTRRRVIITGRHNSTTTQQTRRPIRWFTKNPIPQTSTTIRRPPRQPTPQHAHTNNKIQRRRSNQRPKRNQHILAEAIKSIATVLCKSNFA